The genomic interval ACACCAGTCACAACCGAAAAGCCAGTCCTCAATCATTTTCGCTTCTTTAAAATTAAGAACGGATCTTTTCTCGATTGTGAGATAACTGATGCAAAGCTGCGCATCAATCGGATCGCCAAACCGGATCGCCCCGGTTGGACAGTTTTTGATGCAGGCCCGACAGTCATCGCAGGCAAAGGGCATTTTCGGTTCATGAATCACCTCCGGAAGCTCCCGATCCACAAAAAGACAACCGATAAATACCCGGACATTGGTTCGAGCCGGCACACGGAGCAGATCATTCGCCCCACGAATACCCAGCCCGCCGACCGTCGCAAAGAGCCGTTCATATACCGCTTTCGTATCCACTGCGGCCTCGGCCTGAAGATCTTCACCCAGTTTATCTTTCAGTGCCGCAAGCATCCGCTGACCGGCACGGTGATAATCCAGCTCCCGGGCATAGGCCGAAATATAGCCCAGCAGTGCATCGTTTCCTGGGATGGGAAACGGGTGCCTTGCTTCCGGATCGCCCCATTTATTCGTAAACGTCAGCACAATCACTGATTTTGCAAACGGAAAAGCATTCCACGGATCAGCCTTATCCGGAAACATCCGTTCCAGGTAATCCATCTCCCCCTGTTTACCGGACTCCAGCCACGCACGGTGCAACGCACTGTTTTCCGTAATGCGCTTCTTCAGAACAGGATTATCCAAACGGATACACGCCGCCGAAAACGCACCGATTTCCCGGGCGGTTTCCTGCAACCATTCTGTAAAATTTTCTAAATCCATTTTAAGCACCACGGAACACACTGAATACACGGAAGGTTCCTGAATTGCGATTTTTTCCGTGTGTTCAGTGTATTCCGTGGTTTAGCCTCCGCTCCCACGATGAGCAACGGTTTAAAAATTCTATTTATCTTTGTGGATGGATTCGGGCTCGGCTCCGACAATCCTGTCGTTAACCCATTGCGCGATTCCCGTTTTACAAACCTTGGAAAACTGCTTGATTCAGCCATTCCGATCGATGCGTGCCTCGGCGTCGACGGCATCCCGCAGAGTGCCACCGGCCAGGCCTCGCTCCTTGGCGGCTTCAATGCCCCGCAGGCCATGGGCCGGCATATTGAAGGCTTCCCCCCGCCCCGACTCAAAAAACTGATCGAAAAAGAGAATATTTTTTCCAAACTTCGGAAACTCGGCAAAGCCCCCACCTTTGCCAATGCCTACTGGATCGACGACCCGCTCAATATTCCGCTCAACCGGCAATCTGTCACGACGGTCATGGCACTGACAGCCAACGGCAAAGTGCGCCATAAAGATGAACTGCTGAACGGAAAAGCCGTCAACCACGATATCACCCGCTGGACCATGCACGAGCGTGGATACGACGGTCCCCATATTTCCGAAGAAGAGGCTGCCGCCCATCTACTGACGGTAGCGGCGGAACACGACTTCACCCTGTACGAATATTTTCTGACCGACCGTGCCGGCCACTCCGGTAATCCCGAGCTGATTTTCCAATGCCTGAAGTCGCTCGAAAAATTTCTTCCCATTACCGCAACATTCGGAAATCACCCTAATCAGCTGTTTCTGCTCTGCTCCGACCACGGCAACATCGAAGACCGCACAACCCGAACCCACACCCTCAATCCCGTCCCGCTGATCGCCATCGGCGATGGTGCCGAACACTTCCAATCCCTGGAAAATCTCGCCGACGTTACCCCTGCTATCCTTCGTTTATTCTGAAGCAGACCAAGAGCACCCGTCAGGAGACAGTTAATCTTCATCCTACCCATCCCATATAATATTTAATTGACATATATATTATACGTATAATTAACTCTCAGTTGAACATTAGAAATTCAGAGGATTATGAAAACAACGGTTACATTCACTTTTTTACTGTTCTTTTGCACCACCTCCTTTTCCGAAATTTTCACGCTGGATCTGAACTCGCCCAACCAGTTCACCGATAATTTCCAAACATCGTATACCGGAACGCCCGTGTCGCAACAAAGTGACGGCGGACTCGGAGGATCGGGATCGATCGATTTCACCAGCGGCGACGGAACTCAGGGATGGTACACTAAATTCTCATTCGATCCGATTGATGTCGGAGGAAGTCTGTCTTTGTCCTATGCATTTCAGTACCATGACAATGATGAGAAGCTGTCTAGTGTTTCCGGAGTAAAAATCGGTTTTTGTACCGATCCGACCTCGCCCTCTAATCAATACGGGATGCCCTCCTCAGGATTGCTTGGCGACCTGGGAATGTGGAGCTGGGGAAACGCAATATTATCCAGTGACTCATCCGGTATGATCAGCGGAGGCTTGGGGAACGCTATTTCCATGACGGATTATGGCTGGTACGAAATCGGACTTGCACTTTCCCGAACCGCAGACACAACGTACGACATCACCTATTCATTCTGGTCGCTGAATGATGACGGGGAAAAAGACACGCAACTCGGATTTAACAGTGGAACGCCGTATGACTCCTCGAAGTTTAATACCACACTATATGCCTTCCTGGCTTTGGAAAATCCGACTGCTACGGCAACCTTTAATGCTCTGGATAACATAACACTCAGCAGCACCGGCACTATTAATGATCTCGCAATCCCCGAACCAAGTTCATTAACTCTGGCCGGGTTCATCTGTGCATTTGCTTTTTTCATTCGCAGACGAATGCTGATCTAACCCCGCCATTTAAATTCAGAGACGGCTCCGTCTATGCCGTAATTATTAACTCAACATTGGCTTTGTCGAACATCCCTGTCTTTCGGTACATTCGCCGAATGAATCAGGAAGAACAGAAACGTCCCGACTGGGATGAATATTTCATGGACATCGCACATGTAGTCTCCAAACGGGGAAACTGTTGCAGGCGGAAGGTTGCCGCTGTGATTGTCCGGGACCGGCGGATTATCTCTACCGGCTACAACGGTACCCCGCGGGGCATCCCCAACTGTTTTGAAGGCGGCTGCCCGCGCTGTAACTCGGATGCACCGTCGGGCTCGGACCTGGGCGACTGCATCTGCGCCCATGCGGAGGAAAATGCGATTGTTCAGGCAGCGTATCATGGCATCAGCGTCCGCGACGGATCGCTCTACTGCACGCTGAGTCCCTGTCTGCTCTGCACCAAAATGATTATCAATGCAGGTATTAAAGAAGTGATTTATGAAGAGGAATACCATTTCAGCCCGCAGTCGCGTGAACTTTTCGCGACGGCGGGTGTAATCTGTCGCCAGTTTAAACGAAAATAACGGCATGAAACGTTTCGCTGCCGCCCTGCTCTGCCTCTTTTTTTCCGCACAGATCCGGGCGGAAAACTTTTCCGGCTGTTTTATTCCCGGCGAAATATCGGAATATAAGGTTTCCTGGATGGGGGTTCCGCTGGCGTGGTCGAGATCGACCACCGATGTGGTGAATCACAACGGGACCGACCGCATCCGAATCACCATGGTTTCCAGAACCTATACAGCGTATGACCACATTTACAAGGTGGATGACAAAACCGAGGTGATTCTTGACCCGGAAAGCGCTCTGCCGATCCAGCTGGACCTGATGCTCAATGAAGGCAACCGGAAAAAAAGTCACCTGACCACCTTCGATCATACCCGGGGAGAAGCGGTGTTCATTGACCGCATGGCCGGCACAACGAATGTTGTTGCCATTGCCCCGGATACCCGGGAAATTCTAAGCTTTCTCTATTCCTCTCGCATCAGAGACCTCACTGTTATGAAAGAACAGATCCATACGCTGTTTGTTGACGGTAAAATGCATGAAGTCGGACTGACACTGGGAAAAACCAAACGGCTGAAAATTCCGGACCGGGGAAAAGTGGAGAGCATTCGGATTGAACCGCTGGCCGAATTCGACGGCTTATTTCTCCGCCAGGGGAAAATCTTTTTTTGGGTTTCAAAGGCGGATCGCCGTATGGTTACTTTAGTACAGGCCAGTGTTCCGGTGGGCAAAGTGAATGTAAAACTGCAGAATGTTTCTGGACCGGGCCATGATTTCTGGGTGAAGGAGCAAGAATGAAAATTAGGGTAGAACGTGCAGAAGAGCTGCTCGGAAGCGCATCCGAAAAACGAATTCTCGTGGTGGGCGATTTAATGATGGATCGCTTTGTCTATGGCAGCGTCTCCAGAATTTCCCCCGAAGCCCCGGTTCCGGTGGTTCACGTTTCTCACGAAAAAGCCATGCCCGGCGGAGCCTGCAATGTAGCCTCCAACCTGCTGGCACTCGGAGGAAAAGCCTCCATGGCCGGTATTATCGGAAAAGACCCAATCGGCCGGGAACTCAGAGATCAGCTTTCAAATAACGGCGTTCTGCTGAATGCTCTCATTGAACACGCGGCTCATCCGACCTGCGTAAAAACCCGTATTGTGGCCGATCAGCAGCAGGTGGTCCGGGTGGACCGCGAGGAATACCTGTCGGTTTCCACCAAGGAGATGGACGATTTCTGCTCCCGCATGGTCAAGGAAATCAACTGTGCCGACGGGGTCATAATCGAGGACTACGGCAAGGGCTCCGTTCAACAGGAAGTGGTCGATACCATATTGACGGCCGCTCAAAAGAAGGGCATTCCGGTCGGCTATGACCCCAAGGACGGCCACATTCTGAAAATGGAAGGCGTATCGGTTGTAACACCGAACCGAAAAGAAGCGTTCGGATCTGCCGGCGTTACAGAGTCCAAACCGGCTGACAATCCGCTTGAAGACGAGGCGCTGCTCGAAACCGGACGCATTCTCGATGAAAAATGGAAGGCCCGGCACACCCTCATCACTCTCGGCCCACACGGTATGCTGCTGCTCAACCGGGGCGAAAAAGCACAGCATATTCCCACCCGCGCCCGCGAAGTGTTTGATGTCTCCGGAGCTGGCGATACCGTAATTGCCACCTATGTCCTCGCCCTCGCCTGCGGAGCCTCCTATCTCGAAGCTGCAGAGCTCTCCAACTTTGCCGCAGGCGTAGTCGTCGGCAAACTCGGCACCGCCACCTGCACACAATCCGAACTGATCAGCTATATGAAGAAACACGCCGACGAGATTTAAGCATGAAAATCATGATCACCGGAGCCAGCGGACTGCTGGGCCGTGCCTGCGCCGCATCCTTTGCCGATCTCAATCCCGTCACCTGCGCCTGGAGTCGGGCCAGTAAAAACAACCTCAAACTGGACCTTACTGACTCCAAGGCCATTCGTTCAGCAATGGAGCGGATAAAGCCCGGTTTGATTATACACGCCGCAGCGGAACGAAAACCTGACATCTGCGAAACCCGGCAGGATCTGACACTGCGGTTAAATGTGGATGCCACCCGGACAATCGCCACCTTCGCCGCGGAAACCGGGGCTAAAATGATTTATATTTCCACTGACTATGTGTTCGACGGCTCCCACCCGCCTTATTCCGTGGACGCAGCAACAAATCCGCTCAATTACTACGGACAGACCAAACGCACCGGGGAACTGGCAACCCACACCGCTTCGGCCGACCACATCGTTCTGCGTGTTCCGATTCTCTATGGTGAAGTGGAAAACCTCAAAGAATCCCCGGTCACACTGATGCTGCACAAACTGCTCGATCCGGCACCGGTTGCCGAAGACCACTGGGCGGTGCGTTTCCCGACTTACGTCGGCGATATTGCTGCAACGCTGCGGAACTGGCTTCCGACCCTCGATAAGGCTTCGGGCATCTATCATTTCAGCGGAAAAGAAGCGCTGACCAAATTTGAAATGCTCAAGATCATGGGCGAAGTCCTGCACCTGAGCTCCGAACATCTCTCCGCGAACCTTGAGCCGCCGTCCGGTGCTCCGCGGCCGAAAAACTGCCAGCTGGACATCAGCAGGCTGGCGGCATGCACGCGCTTGCAGCAGACGCCGTTCCGCGAGAATATCGGACGGATTCTGAAACCGTTTTTGAAAGGAAGCCATTATGAGTAAAATTGTCGGTGTCATTCCCTCCCGCTGGGGCTCTACCCGCTTCCCGGGTAAAAGCCTCGCCCTGATTTCCGGAAAACCCATGATCCAATGGGTCGTTGAACGCGTT from Verrucomicrobia bacterium S94 carries:
- a CDS encoding epoxyqueuosine reductase, which codes for MDLENFTEWLQETAREIGAFSAACIRLDNPVLKKRITENSALHRAWLESGKQGEMDYLERMFPDKADPWNAFPFAKSVIVLTFTNKWGDPEARHPFPIPGNDALLGYISAYARELDYHRAGQRMLAALKDKLGEDLQAEAAVDTKAVYERLFATVGGLGIRGANDLLRVPARTNVRVFIGCLFVDRELPEVIHEPKMPFACDDCRACIKNCPTGAIRFGDPIDAQLCISYLTIEKRSVLNFKEAKMIEDWLFGCDWCSVVCPPKDKVDTRIPVDLEWLLKSPAGEIRRLIKGNATEYAGVTQLRKNAVAILKKKKSSSPGAEELLSWVSKHTGSELIRSQLTAW
- a CDS encoding peptidase — its product is MSNGLKILFIFVDGFGLGSDNPVVNPLRDSRFTNLGKLLDSAIPIDACLGVDGIPQSATGQASLLGGFNAPQAMGRHIEGFPPPRLKKLIEKENIFSKLRKLGKAPTFANAYWIDDPLNIPLNRQSVTTVMALTANGKVRHKDELLNGKAVNHDITRWTMHERGYDGPHISEEEAAAHLLTVAAEHDFTLYEYFLTDRAGHSGNPELIFQCLKSLEKFLPITATFGNHPNQLFLLCSDHGNIEDRTTRTHTLNPVPLIAIGDGAEHFQSLENLADVTPAILRLF
- a CDS encoding PEP-CTERM sorting domain-containing protein, giving the protein MKTTVTFTFLLFFCTTSFSEIFTLDLNSPNQFTDNFQTSYTGTPVSQQSDGGLGGSGSIDFTSGDGTQGWYTKFSFDPIDVGGSLSLSYAFQYHDNDEKLSSVSGVKIGFCTDPTSPSNQYGMPSSGLLGDLGMWSWGNAILSSDSSGMISGGLGNAISMTDYGWYEIGLALSRTADTTYDITYSFWSLNDDGEKDTQLGFNSGTPYDSSKFNTTLYAFLALENPTATATFNALDNITLSSTGTINDLAIPEPSSLTLAGFICAFAFFIRRRMLI
- a CDS encoding dCMP deaminase family protein; the encoded protein is MNQEEQKRPDWDEYFMDIAHVVSKRGNCCRRKVAAVIVRDRRIISTGYNGTPRGIPNCFEGGCPRCNSDAPSGSDLGDCICAHAEENAIVQAAYHGISVRDGSLYCTLSPCLLCTKMIINAGIKEVIYEEEYHFSPQSRELFATAGVICRQFKRK
- a CDS encoding DUF3108 domain-containing protein; this encodes MKRFAAALLCLFFSAQIRAENFSGCFIPGEISEYKVSWMGVPLAWSRSTTDVVNHNGTDRIRITMVSRTYTAYDHIYKVDDKTEVILDPESALPIQLDLMLNEGNRKKSHLTTFDHTRGEAVFIDRMAGTTNVVAIAPDTREILSFLYSSRIRDLTVMKEQIHTLFVDGKMHEVGLTLGKTKRLKIPDRGKVESIRIEPLAEFDGLFLRQGKIFFWVSKADRRMVTLVQASVPVGKVNVKLQNVSGPGHDFWVKEQE
- a CDS encoding carbohydrate kinase → MKIRVERAEELLGSASEKRILVVGDLMMDRFVYGSVSRISPEAPVPVVHVSHEKAMPGGACNVASNLLALGGKASMAGIIGKDPIGRELRDQLSNNGVLLNALIEHAAHPTCVKTRIVADQQQVVRVDREEYLSVSTKEMDDFCSRMVKEINCADGVIIEDYGKGSVQQEVVDTILTAAQKKGIPVGYDPKDGHILKMEGVSVVTPNRKEAFGSAGVTESKPADNPLEDEALLETGRILDEKWKARHTLITLGPHGMLLLNRGEKAQHIPTRAREVFDVSGAGDTVIATYVLALACGASYLEAAELSNFAAGVVVGKLGTATCTQSELISYMKKHADEI
- a CDS encoding SDR family oxidoreductase; this translates as MKIMITGASGLLGRACAASFADLNPVTCAWSRASKNNLKLDLTDSKAIRSAMERIKPGLIIHAAAERKPDICETRQDLTLRLNVDATRTIATFAAETGAKMIYISTDYVFDGSHPPYSVDAATNPLNYYGQTKRTGELATHTASADHIVLRVPILYGEVENLKESPVTLMLHKLLDPAPVAEDHWAVRFPTYVGDIAATLRNWLPTLDKASGIYHFSGKEALTKFEMLKIMGEVLHLSSEHLSANLEPPSGAPRPKNCQLDISRLAACTRLQQTPFRENIGRILKPFLKGSHYE